From Aspergillus chevalieri M1 DNA, chromosome 4, nearly complete sequence, a single genomic window includes:
- the tim9 gene encoding protein transporter TIM9 (BUSCO:EOG09265L8N;~COG:U;~EggNog:ENOG410PQZ5;~InterPro:IPR004217,IPR035427;~PFAM:PF02953) has protein sequence MDGLNASEQRELASRMERKQLKEFMGMYSKLVQRCFDDCVNDFTTRSLASREEGCVLRCVDKYLKGSARLNERFQEQNAAMMQNAQGGR, from the exons ATGGACGG TCTCAACGCCTCGGAACAGCGCGAGCTTGCCTCTCGCATGGAGAGAAAGCAGCTGAAGGAATTCATGGGC ATGTACTCCAAACTCGTCCAACGCTGCTTCGATGACTGCGTCAACGACTTCACCACCCGTTCGCTTGCCTCTCGTGAGGAGGGTTGCGTGCTGCGCTGTGTCGACAAGTACCTCAAGGGTTCGGCTCGCTTGAACGAGCGATTCCAGGAACAGAACGCGGCTATGATGCAGAACGCCCAGGGTGGACGGTAA
- the FDH1_1 gene encoding bifunctional alcohol dehydrogenase/S-(hydroxymethyl)glutathione dehydrogenase (BUSCO:EOG09262PIH;~COG:Q;~EggNog:ENOG410PVH9;~InterPro:IPR013154,IPR013149,IPR002328,IPR036291, IPR014183,IPR011032;~PFAM:PF00107,PF08240;~go_function: GO:0008270 - zinc ion binding [Evidence IEA];~go_function: GO:0016491 - oxidoreductase activity [Evidence IEA];~go_function: GO:0051903 - S-(hydroxymethyl)glutathione dehydrogenase activity [Evidence IEA];~go_process: GO:0006069 - ethanol oxidation [Evidence IEA];~go_process: GO:0055114 - oxidation-reduction process [Evidence IEA]), whose product MASTVGQTITCKAAIAWGAGEPLSIEDVEVAPPKAHEVRIQIHHTGVCHTDAYTLSGKDPEGAFPIVLGHEGAGVVESVGEGVTSVKPGDYVVALYTPECRECKFCKSGKTNLCGKIRATQGKGVMPDGTSRFKARGQDILHFMGTSTFSQYTVVADISVVAVTPKISTDRSCLLGCGITTGYGAAVVTAGVEEGSNIAVFGAGCVGLSVIQGAVKNKAGKIIVVDVNDGKEAWARKFGATDFVNPTKLNGKTIQEQLIDMTDGGCDYTFDCTGNVGVMRAALEACHKGWGESIIIGVAAAGQEISTRPFQLVTGRVWKGCAFGGIKGRSQLPGLVDDYLNGQLMVDEFITHRQPLSNINGAFEQMKEGDCVRCVVDMS is encoded by the exons ATGGCCTCCACCGTGGGACAG ACCATCACCTGCAAA GCCGCCATCGCCTGGGGCGCTGGTGAACCCCTTTCCATCGAGGACGTCGAGGTCGCTCCTCCCAAGGCCCATGAGGTCCGCATTCAGATTCACCACACCGGTGTCTGCCACACAG ACGCCTACACTCTCTCCGGCAAGGACCCCGAAGGTGCCTTTCCCATCGTCCTCGGTCACGAAGGTGCCGGTGTCGTCGAATCCGTCGGTGAGGGCGTCACCTCCGTCAAGCCCGGTGACTATGTCGTCGCCCTGTACACCCCCGAATGCCGTGAATGCAAGTTCTGCAAGTCCGGCAAGACCAACCTCTGCGGCAAGATCCGCGCTACCCAGGGTAAGGGTGTGATGCCTGATGGTACCTCGCGCTTCAAGGCCCGTGGCCAGGACATCCTGCACTTCATGGGTACCTCTACCTTCTCCCAGTACACTGTTGTCGCCGATATCTCGGTTGTGGCTGTTACCCCGAAGATTTCGACCGACCGCTCGTGTCTGCTGGGATGCGGTATCACCACCGGTTACGGTGCTGCCGTCGTGACTGCCGGTGTTGAGGAGGGCTCGAACATCGCCGTTTTCGGTGCTGGATGTGTCGGTCTGTCGGTCATCCAGGGTGCCGTCAAGAACAAGGCTGGCAAGATCATCGTCGTCGATGTCAACGACGGCAAGGAGGCCTGGGCTCGCAAGTTCGGTGCCACCGACTTTGTCAACCCCACCAAGCTCAACGGCAAGACCATCCAGGAACAGCTGATCGACATGACCGACGGTGGCTGTGATTACACCTTTGACTGCACTGGTAACGTGGGTGTGATGCGTGCTGCTCTCGAAGCCTGCCACAAGGGCTGGGGTGAGAGCATTATCATtggtgttgctgctgctggtcaAGAGATTTCCACGAGAC CCTTCCAACTCGTCACCGGCCGTGTGTGGAAGGGATGCGCATTCGGAGGTATTAAGGGACGTAGCCAGCTGCCCGGATTGGTTGACGACTACCTGAACGGCCAGCTGATGGTTGACGAATTCATCACTCACCGCCAGCCTCTGTCCAACATCAACGGGGCATTCGAACAAATGAAGGAGGGTGACTGTGTTCGTTGTGTTGTTGACATGTCGTAA